One region of Takifugu flavidus isolate HTHZ2018 chromosome 14, ASM371156v2, whole genome shotgun sequence genomic DNA includes:
- the LOC130537095 gene encoding remodeling and spacing factor 1-like isoform X25: MAASAATASSSLGLCPNYAVICSFLERYGALLDLPELTFPQLERYLQDTSSVPKLLVDLHVKLLRKIGKSVSADRWEKYLVKVCQEFNTTWAWELEQKGYKEMQTECKAAILKYLCECQFDENVKFKTAINEEDPDKMRILPIGRDKDGQMYWFQLDQDDNVRVYVEEQDDLDGSSWKCIVKTRNDLAEVVALLKTQIDPELLKREQENMAESEKKENTEGEVKKSESSSDEDSRDGDVKCSVSQKVDWADNGVSQNSVIEGNVEAESCSEKPPADVNMCDKNLIIKKEPPDISDRKPNKETMAVSIKSENGEEVKTNGEVKKISPEGIQQALKTQEQAKIPLKKRGMKFSEDFDKNSNIIVPNPSLHHGNECAKTELAPEQAGKTLGVNDHVNGDVQAQAEKEPQSDSKPKETVRMEQENSPSEAKNEGLTEKPSAAAPVEAPAVAPVEAPAVAPAVAPEEAPAVAPEEAPAAAPVVAPEVAPAVAPVVAPAVAPEEAPAAAPEVAPVVAPAAAPEVAPVVAPAVAPVVASVEAPVEASVVAPVVAPEEAPAAAPEVAPEVAPAVAPAAAPEVAPVVAPEVAPVVVPAVAPEVAPEVAPEVAPEVAPAASPEVAPVVASEVAPVVAPAVAPEVAPAASPEVAPAASPEVAPEVAPEVAPVVASEVASVVAPAVAPEVAPEVAPAASPEVAPVVASVVAPVVAPEVAPEVAPEVAPEVAPEVAPVVAPEVAPEVAPEGALVEAPAVAPAVAPEVAPVTVSATPILPKNSNNQREKSPNDHKHTRSPSLKPDERHSAEESDRTEGTKTTMKEGLIDTRGDIEGEKAETREPTDKPDVEMAEIQKGTSQEAKNAVKTAAEEMVTETNSAEAPEKVESSKVKTFDHGDAEGKASMASEKETSQHSEGTANSDGGIKEDSTVAGESKMWVEKPAGKEEPSHPSEGRNTVRQPDPRPSRTEEDGERKSLSSDNKDDANDKNAALPTLDPPAEANEDEEKLEEEMQNKAECKTKDGLSQTPSKPDAGNETEQQNKDEKKTEVCSLEETPVRTQARTKRPVHRRRAEVQMEDWPTDAESDANVGRSLRRSPRISRPTAKAVEIHDKVSQNTTPAEKPEDEKSAKEKEEEEELEEAKATQKKPREKKVDQEGQTKSKGRKRRRVRWSNTRTHRKKRSSEDDASDQESSEEEESEEEDDSDEDYKVERGRRRRNRNRERRSSDSSTSSDDDLPPNDDPCKHCGLPNHPELILLCDSCDSGYHTACLRPPLMIIPDGEWFCPPCQHKQLCDKLQEQLQNLDAALKKKERAERRKERLIYVGISVENIIAPSVEEEPKPEIIKEKKEVKKSKSWGRRSTRNKKSISYRFDEFDEAIEEAIEEDVKEAEGGGAGRGKDMSNITGHRGKDMSAILQADDGKENGQVPRPTAGQRRKKRRRLNDLDSDSTVDEEESEEEFCLSESSEEFVASDNESEAETGVESNHSEGSDTPHVTSRIRNVPQRRHSSRKRQRPSWYSDEEEESGEEEEDEIVTEGSSEFSDGDLDMSRRRSRRSRKAQVNYRETSESEGSQADTNRSKLKPRRRQESSDSEVSFSGDSEDESRGKRRAGSSEEDSRERRRRLALKRRRASEEDNSDDSSDDSSEEEDRPIRKRVNRIDSDDDEEEDTWVAKEAAEKADEESNLAGSKLEPPSSNGQGRIKSPEGHPPARDQLTNTEPPKNAGVTPAAPLAPNGVSGQDVAGQEDDEDDLLGVTDLVDYVCNNEDL, translated from the exons ATGGCTGCTTCGGCGGCAACGGCGAGTTCTTCCCTTGGTTTGTGTCCTAATTATGCTGTGATTTGCTCCTTTCTGGAGCGTTACGGTGCTTTGCTGGACCTACCGGAGCTGACCTTTCCTCAGCTGGAGCGTTATCTGCAGGACACATCATCAG TTCCAAAGTTGCTGGTTGATCTCCATGTTAAGTTACTAAGGAAGATCGGCAAGTCGGTGTCAGCAGATAGGTGGGAGAAATATCTAGTAAAG GTGTGTCAGGAGTTTAATACAACATGGGCGTGGGAACTCGAACAGAAAGGATACAAGGAGATGCAAACAGAATGCAAAGCAGCCATTCTGAAA TACTTGTGTGAGTGCCAGTTTGATGAAAACGTGAAGTTTAAAACGGCCATCAATGAGGAAGACCCAGATAAGATGCGTATTCTGCCCATTGGCCGGGACAAAGATGGTCAGATGTACTGGTTTCAACTGGATCAAGATGACAATGTGCGCGTCTACGTGGAGGAACAGGACGATTTGGACGGGTCGTCCTGGAAGTGCATCGTCAA AACCAGAAACGACTTGGCTGAAGTGGTCGCTTTGCTCAAGACGCAAATTGATCCGGAGCTGCTAAAAAGGGAGCAGGAAAACATGGCAGAGTCTGAGAAGAAAGAGAACACGGAAG GTGAAGTTAAAAAGTCAGAGAGTTCGTCTGATGAAGACAGCAGAGACGGCGATGTTAAATGTTCTGTCTCACAGAAAGTTGACTGGGCTGACAACGGCGTCTCACAGAACAGCGTCATCGAGGGCAACGTCGAAGCGGAGTCGTGTTCAGAAAAACCCCCTGCGGATGTCAACATGTGCGACAAAAATCTGATCATTAAAAAAGAGCCGCCAGACATTTCTGACAGGAAGCCGAACAAAGAGACCATGGCTGTATCCATAAAGTCCGAGAATGGAGAAGAGGTGAAGACGAATGGAGAAGTTAAGAAGATCAGCCCTGAAGGGATCCAGCAAGCTCTCAAAACCCAGGAACAGGCCAAGATTCCTTTGAAAAAACGAGGGATGAAGTTTAGTGAAGACTTTGACAAAAACAGCAATATTATAGTCCCAAACCCATCCCTTCATCACGGGAACGAATGTGCAAAAACAGAGCTGGCCCCTGAGCAGGCGGGTAAGACGTTGGGCGTAAATGATCACGTTAACGGTGACGTCCAAGCCCAGGCAGAGAAAGAACCCCAGAGTGATTCAAAACCTAAAGAGACTGtgaggatggagcaggagaatTCACCTTCAGAGGCAAAAAATGAGGGTTTGACAGAAAAgccgtcagcagcagctccagtg GAGGCTCCAGCTGTAGCTCCAGTGGAGGCTCCAGCTGTAGCTCCAGCTGTAGCTCCAGAGGAGGCTCCAGCGGTGGCTCCAgaggaggctccagcagcagctccagtggtggctccagaggtggctccagctgtaGCTCCAGTGGTGGCTCCAGCTGTAGCTCCAgaggaggctccagcagcagctccagaggtggctccagtg gtagctccagcagcagctccagaggtggctccagTGGTGGCTCCAGCTGTAGCTCCAGTGGTGGCTTCAGTGGAGGCTCCAGTGGAGGCTTCAGTGGTGGCTCCAGTGGTGGCTCCAgaggaggctccagcagcagctccagaggtggctccagaggtggctccagcagtagctccagcagcagctccagaggtggctccagtggtggctccagaggtggctccagTGGTGGTTCCAGCAGTAGCTCCAGAGGTAGCTCCAGAGGTAgctccagaggtggctccagaggtggctccagcagcatctccggAGGTGGCTCCAGTGGTGGCTTCAGAGGTGGCTCCAGTGGTGGCTCCAGCAGTAgctccagaggtggctccagcagcatctccggag gtggctccagcagcatctccagag gtggctccagaggtggctccagaggtggctccagTGGTGGCTTCAGAGGTGGCTTCAGTGGTGGCTCCAGCAGTAgctccagaggtggctccagag GtagctccagcagcatctccggAGGTGGCTCCAGTGGTGGCTTCAGTGGTGGCTCCAGTGGTggctccagaggtggctccagaggtggctccagaggtggctccagaggtagctccagaggtggctccagTG GTAgctccagaggtggctccagAGGTAGCTCCAGAGGGGGCTCTGGTAGAGGCTCCAGCTGTAGCTCCAGCTGTAgctccagaggtggctccagTGACTGTGTCAGCGACGCCAATTTTGCCCAAAAACTCCAACAATCAACGTGAGAAAAGTCCCAATGACCACAAACACACTAGAAGTCCGAGTCTGAAACCTGATGAACGTCATTCAGCTGAGGAGTCAGATCGGACTGAAGGAACAAAGACGACGATGAAAGAAGGTTTAATCGACACAAGAGGAGACATTGAAGGAGAGAAAGCAGAAACCAGAGAACCCACAGACAAACCTGACGTTGAAATGGCAGAAATCCAAAAAGGGACCAGCCAAGAGGCCAAAAATGCTGTCAAAACTGCAGCCGAGGAAATGGTAACTGAAACAAACAGTgcagaagctccagaaaaggtggAATCTTCTAAGGTGAAAACATTCGACCACGGagatgcagaaggaaaagcCAGCATGGCCTCGGAGAAGGAAACATCCCAGCATTCAGAGGGAACAGCAAACTCTGACGGTGGAATCAAAGAGGACTCCACAGTTGCCGGCGAAAGTAAGATGTGGGTGGAAAAAcctgcaggaaaagaagaaccaTCTCATCCTTCGGAGGGGAGAAACACAGTGAGACAACCTGACCCAAGGCCTTCAAGgacagaagaagatggagagcgGAAGAGTCTGTCGTCGGACAACAAAGATGACGCCAACGATAAAAATGCAGCGCTCCCAACCCTAGATCCTCCAGCAGAGGCCAACGAAGATGAAGAGAAGCTAGAAGAGGAAATGCAGAACAAAGCTGAATGTAAAACCAAGGATGGTTTGTCACAGACGCCCTCCAAGCCTGATGCAGGAAACGAAACTGAGCAACAAAACAAGGACGAAAAGAAGACGGAGGTCTGCTCGCTCGAAGAGACGCCAGTCAGGACTCAGGCCAGAACTAAACGGCCGGTTCACCGCAGGCGAGCCGAAGTCCAGATGGAGGATTGGCCAACGGATGCCGAATCGGACGCTAACGTGGGCAGATCGCTGCGGAGATCCCCTAGAATCTCAAGACCAACTGCAAAGGCTGTAGAGATCCACGACAAAGTGAGCCAGAACACCACGCCGGCGGAGAAGCCGGAGGATGAGAAGAGCGcgaaggaaaaagaggaagaggaggagctggaggaagccaaGGCCACGCAGAAGAAACCAAGGGAGAAAAAGGTTGATCAGGAAGGTCAAACCAAGTCAAAG GGAAGGAAGCGGCGGAGGGTCCGATGGTCCAACACACGGACGCATCGCAAAAAGCGAAGCTCTGAAGATGACGCCAGCGACCAGGAGTCGagcgaagaggaggagagcgaagaAGAGGACGACAGTGACGAGGACTATAAGGTGGAGCGAGGCAGAAGGCGGCGGAATCGCAACCGGGAGCGACGCAGCTCGGACTCCTCCACATCCTCGGATGATGACCTACCTCCAAACGACGACCCCTGTAAACACTGTGGTCTTCCAAATCACCCTGAGCTG ATCTTACTGTGCGATTCCTGTGACAGCGGCTACCACACGGCCTGCCTGAGGCCCCCCCTCATGATCATCCCTGATGGCGAATGGTTCTGCCCGCCCTGTCAGCAC AAGCAGCTGTGCGACAAACTGCAAGAGCAACTGCAAAACCTGGACGCCGCGTTGAAGAAGAAggaaagagcagagaggag GAAAGAGCGATTGATCTACGTTGGAATTAGCGTTGAAAACATCATCGCCCCCTCG gtggaggaggagccaaAGCCCGAGAtcatcaaagagaagaaagaagtgaAGAAAAGCAAGAGCTGGGGTCGAAGGTCAACGAGGAACAAGAAATCCATCAGCTACAG GTTTGATGAATTTGATGAGGCGATCGAGGAGGCCATCGAGGAAGACGTGAAAGAAGCAGAAGGCGGAG GAGCAGGACGGGGCAAAGACATGTCCAACATCACCGGCCATCGAGGAAAAGACATGTCCGCCATCCTGCAGGCCGACGACGGAAAAGAGAACGGCCAGGTACCGCGACCCACCGCCGGGCAGCGCAGGAAGAAACGCCGGCGCCTGAACGACCTGGACAGTGACAGCACcgtggacgaggaggagagcgaggaagagTTTTGTCTAAGCGAAAG CTCAGAGGAGTTTGTCGCCTCCGACAATGAATCGGAGGCCGAAACGGGCGTAGAGTCCAACCACAGCGAAGGCAGCGACACGCCTCACGTGACATCGCGAATCAGAAACGTGCCGCAGCGCCGACACAGctccaggaagaggcagaggccGAGTTGGTACTCGGACGAAGaagaggagagtggagaggaagaggaagatgaaataG TGACCGAAGGCTCCAGCGAGTTTAGTGACGGAGATCTGGACATGAGTCGACGGCGTTCCCGGCGGAGTCGGAAGGCTCAGGTGAACTACAGAGAGACCTCCGAGTCTGAAGGTTCTCAGGCCGACACCAATCGGTCCAAGCTGAAACCCAGGAGACGGCAGGAGAGCTCTGACAGCGAAG tcaGTTTCTCCGGCGACTCTGAGGATGAGTccagggggaagaggagagcggGCTCTTCTGAGGAGGACTCCAGAGAACGACGCAGGAGGCTTGCGCTGAAACGGCGACGGGCCTCCGAAGAGGACAACTCTGACGACTCGTCCGACGACTcctcggaggaggaggatcggCCCATCCGCAAAAGAGTGAATCGCATCGACTCGGACgacgacgaggaggaggacacttGGGTGGCAAAGGAAGCCGCTGAGAAAGCGGATGAAGAATCAAACCTTGCAGGCAGTAAACTGGAGCCGCCGTCCAGTAACGGACAGGGTCGAATAAAGAGCCCTGAGGGGCACCCCCCCGCCAGAGACCAGCTCACGAATACGGAGCCGCCCAAAAACGCCGGCGTCACGCCAGCCGCCCCCTTAGCACCAAACGGCGTGTCCGGCCAAGACgtggcaggacaggaggacgacGAAGACGACCTGTTAGGAGTCACAGACCTCGTGGACTACGTCTGCAATAACGAAGACttgtaa
- the LOC130537095 gene encoding remodeling and spacing factor 1-like isoform X35: protein MAASAATASSSLGLCPNYAVICSFLERYGALLDLPELTFPQLERYLQDTSSVPKLLVDLHVKLLRKIGKSVSADRWEKYLVKVCQEFNTTWAWELEQKGYKEMQTECKAAILKYLCECQFDENVKFKTAINEEDPDKMRILPIGRDKDGQMYWFQLDQDDNVRVYVEEQDDLDGSSWKCIVKTRNDLAEVVALLKTQIDPELLKREQENMAESEKKENTEGEVKKSESSSDEDSRDGDVKCSVSQKVDWADNGVSQNSVIEGNVEAESCSEKPPADVNMCDKNLIIKKEPPDISDRKPNKETMAVSIKSENGEEVKTNGEVKKISPEGIQQALKTQEQAKIPLKKRGMKFSEDFDKNSNIIVPNPSLHHGNECAKTELAPEQAGKTLGVNDHVNGDVQAQAEKEPQSDSKPKETVRMEQENSPSEAKNEGLTEKPSAAAPVEAPAVAPVEAPAVAPAVAPEEAPAVAPEEAPAAAPVVAPEVAPAVAPVVAPAVAPEEAPAAAPEVAPVVAPAAAPEVAPVVAPAVAPVVASVEAPVEASVVAPVVAPEEAPAAAPEVAPEVAPAVAPAAAPEVAPVVAPEVAPVVVPAVAPEVAPEVAPEVAPEVAPAASPEVAPVVASEVAPVVAPAVAPEVAPAASPEVAPAASPEVAPEVAPEVAPVVASEVASVVAPAASPEVAPVVASVVAPVVAPEVAPEVAPEVAPEVAPEVAPVVAPEVAPEVAPEGALVEAPAVAPAVAPEVAPVTVSATPILPKNSNNQREKSPNDHKHTRSPSLKPDERHSAEESDRTEGTKTTMKEGLIDTRGDIEGEKAETREPTDKPDVEMAEIQKGTSQEAKNAVKTAAEEMVTETNSAEAPEKVESSKVKTFDHGDAEGKASMASEKETSQHSEGTANSDGGIKEDSTVAGESKMWVEKPAGKEEPSHPSEGRNTVRQPDPRPSRTEEDGERKSLSSDNKDDANDKNAALPTLDPPAEANEDEEKLEEEMQNKAECKTKDGLSQTPSKPDAGNETEQQNKDEKKTEVCSLEETPVRTQARTKRPVHRRRAEVQMEDWPTDAESDANVGRSLRRSPRISRPTAKAVEIHDKVSQNTTPAEKPEDEKSAKEKEEEEELEEAKATQKKPREKKVDQEGQTKSKGRKRRRVRWSNTRTHRKKRSSEDDASDQESSEEEESEEEDDSDEDYKVERGRRRRNRNRERRSSDSSTSSDDDLPPNDDPCKHCGLPNHPELILLCDSCDSGYHTACLRPPLMIIPDGEWFCPPCQHKQLCDKLQEQLQNLDAALKKKERAERRKERLIYVGISVENIIAPSVEEEPKPEIIKEKKEVKKSKSWGRRSTRNKKSISYRFDEFDEAIEEAIEEDVKEAEGGGAGRGKDMSNITGHRGKDMSAILQADDGKENGQVPRPTAGQRRKKRRRLNDLDSDSTVDEEESEEEFCLSESSEEFVASDNESEAETGVESNHSEGSDTPHVTSRIRNVPQRRHSSRKRQRPSWYSDEEEESGEEEEDEIVTEGSSEFSDGDLDMSRRRSRRSRKAQVNYRETSESEGSQADTNRSKLKPRRRQESSDSEVSFSGDSEDESRGKRRAGSSEEDSRERRRRLALKRRRASEEDNSDDSSDDSSEEEDRPIRKRVNRIDSDDDEEEDTWVAKEAAEKADEESNLAGSKLEPPSSNGQGRIKSPEGHPPARDQLTNTEPPKNAGVTPAAPLAPNGVSGQDVAGQEDDEDDLLGVTDLVDYVCNNEDL, encoded by the exons ATGGCTGCTTCGGCGGCAACGGCGAGTTCTTCCCTTGGTTTGTGTCCTAATTATGCTGTGATTTGCTCCTTTCTGGAGCGTTACGGTGCTTTGCTGGACCTACCGGAGCTGACCTTTCCTCAGCTGGAGCGTTATCTGCAGGACACATCATCAG TTCCAAAGTTGCTGGTTGATCTCCATGTTAAGTTACTAAGGAAGATCGGCAAGTCGGTGTCAGCAGATAGGTGGGAGAAATATCTAGTAAAG GTGTGTCAGGAGTTTAATACAACATGGGCGTGGGAACTCGAACAGAAAGGATACAAGGAGATGCAAACAGAATGCAAAGCAGCCATTCTGAAA TACTTGTGTGAGTGCCAGTTTGATGAAAACGTGAAGTTTAAAACGGCCATCAATGAGGAAGACCCAGATAAGATGCGTATTCTGCCCATTGGCCGGGACAAAGATGGTCAGATGTACTGGTTTCAACTGGATCAAGATGACAATGTGCGCGTCTACGTGGAGGAACAGGACGATTTGGACGGGTCGTCCTGGAAGTGCATCGTCAA AACCAGAAACGACTTGGCTGAAGTGGTCGCTTTGCTCAAGACGCAAATTGATCCGGAGCTGCTAAAAAGGGAGCAGGAAAACATGGCAGAGTCTGAGAAGAAAGAGAACACGGAAG GTGAAGTTAAAAAGTCAGAGAGTTCGTCTGATGAAGACAGCAGAGACGGCGATGTTAAATGTTCTGTCTCACAGAAAGTTGACTGGGCTGACAACGGCGTCTCACAGAACAGCGTCATCGAGGGCAACGTCGAAGCGGAGTCGTGTTCAGAAAAACCCCCTGCGGATGTCAACATGTGCGACAAAAATCTGATCATTAAAAAAGAGCCGCCAGACATTTCTGACAGGAAGCCGAACAAAGAGACCATGGCTGTATCCATAAAGTCCGAGAATGGAGAAGAGGTGAAGACGAATGGAGAAGTTAAGAAGATCAGCCCTGAAGGGATCCAGCAAGCTCTCAAAACCCAGGAACAGGCCAAGATTCCTTTGAAAAAACGAGGGATGAAGTTTAGTGAAGACTTTGACAAAAACAGCAATATTATAGTCCCAAACCCATCCCTTCATCACGGGAACGAATGTGCAAAAACAGAGCTGGCCCCTGAGCAGGCGGGTAAGACGTTGGGCGTAAATGATCACGTTAACGGTGACGTCCAAGCCCAGGCAGAGAAAGAACCCCAGAGTGATTCAAAACCTAAAGAGACTGtgaggatggagcaggagaatTCACCTTCAGAGGCAAAAAATGAGGGTTTGACAGAAAAgccgtcagcagcagctccagtg GAGGCTCCAGCTGTAGCTCCAGTGGAGGCTCCAGCTGTAGCTCCAGCTGTAGCTCCAGAGGAGGCTCCAGCGGTGGCTCCAgaggaggctccagcagcagctccagtggtggctccagaggtggctccagctgtaGCTCCAGTGGTGGCTCCAGCTGTAGCTCCAgaggaggctccagcagcagctccagaggtggctccagtg gtagctccagcagcagctccagaggtggctccagTGGTGGCTCCAGCTGTAGCTCCAGTGGTGGCTTCAGTGGAGGCTCCAGTGGAGGCTTCAGTGGTGGCTCCAGTGGTGGCTCCAgaggaggctccagcagcagctccagaggtggctccagaggtggctccagcagtagctccagcagcagctccagaggtggctccagtggtggctccagaggtggctccagTGGTGGTTCCAGCAGTAGCTCCAGAGGTAGCTCCAGAGGTAgctccagaggtggctccagaggtggctccagcagcatctccggAGGTGGCTCCAGTGGTGGCTTCAGAGGTGGCTCCAGTGGTGGCTCCAGCAGTAgctccagaggtggctccagcagcatctccggag gtggctccagcagcatctccagag gtggctccagaggtggctccagaggtggctccagTGGTGGCTTCAGAGGTGGCTTCAGTG GtagctccagcagcatctccggAGGTGGCTCCAGTGGTGGCTTCAGTGGTGGCTCCAGTGGTggctccagaggtggctccagaggtggctccagaggtggctccagaggtagctccagaggtggctccagTG GTAgctccagaggtggctccagAGGTAGCTCCAGAGGGGGCTCTGGTAGAGGCTCCAGCTGTAGCTCCAGCTGTAgctccagaggtggctccagTGACTGTGTCAGCGACGCCAATTTTGCCCAAAAACTCCAACAATCAACGTGAGAAAAGTCCCAATGACCACAAACACACTAGAAGTCCGAGTCTGAAACCTGATGAACGTCATTCAGCTGAGGAGTCAGATCGGACTGAAGGAACAAAGACGACGATGAAAGAAGGTTTAATCGACACAAGAGGAGACATTGAAGGAGAGAAAGCAGAAACCAGAGAACCCACAGACAAACCTGACGTTGAAATGGCAGAAATCCAAAAAGGGACCAGCCAAGAGGCCAAAAATGCTGTCAAAACTGCAGCCGAGGAAATGGTAACTGAAACAAACAGTgcagaagctccagaaaaggtggAATCTTCTAAGGTGAAAACATTCGACCACGGagatgcagaaggaaaagcCAGCATGGCCTCGGAGAAGGAAACATCCCAGCATTCAGAGGGAACAGCAAACTCTGACGGTGGAATCAAAGAGGACTCCACAGTTGCCGGCGAAAGTAAGATGTGGGTGGAAAAAcctgcaggaaaagaagaaccaTCTCATCCTTCGGAGGGGAGAAACACAGTGAGACAACCTGACCCAAGGCCTTCAAGgacagaagaagatggagagcgGAAGAGTCTGTCGTCGGACAACAAAGATGACGCCAACGATAAAAATGCAGCGCTCCCAACCCTAGATCCTCCAGCAGAGGCCAACGAAGATGAAGAGAAGCTAGAAGAGGAAATGCAGAACAAAGCTGAATGTAAAACCAAGGATGGTTTGTCACAGACGCCCTCCAAGCCTGATGCAGGAAACGAAACTGAGCAACAAAACAAGGACGAAAAGAAGACGGAGGTCTGCTCGCTCGAAGAGACGCCAGTCAGGACTCAGGCCAGAACTAAACGGCCGGTTCACCGCAGGCGAGCCGAAGTCCAGATGGAGGATTGGCCAACGGATGCCGAATCGGACGCTAACGTGGGCAGATCGCTGCGGAGATCCCCTAGAATCTCAAGACCAACTGCAAAGGCTGTAGAGATCCACGACAAAGTGAGCCAGAACACCACGCCGGCGGAGAAGCCGGAGGATGAGAAGAGCGcgaaggaaaaagaggaagaggaggagctggaggaagccaaGGCCACGCAGAAGAAACCAAGGGAGAAAAAGGTTGATCAGGAAGGTCAAACCAAGTCAAAG GGAAGGAAGCGGCGGAGGGTCCGATGGTCCAACACACGGACGCATCGCAAAAAGCGAAGCTCTGAAGATGACGCCAGCGACCAGGAGTCGagcgaagaggaggagagcgaagaAGAGGACGACAGTGACGAGGACTATAAGGTGGAGCGAGGCAGAAGGCGGCGGAATCGCAACCGGGAGCGACGCAGCTCGGACTCCTCCACATCCTCGGATGATGACCTACCTCCAAACGACGACCCCTGTAAACACTGTGGTCTTCCAAATCACCCTGAGCTG ATCTTACTGTGCGATTCCTGTGACAGCGGCTACCACACGGCCTGCCTGAGGCCCCCCCTCATGATCATCCCTGATGGCGAATGGTTCTGCCCGCCCTGTCAGCAC AAGCAGCTGTGCGACAAACTGCAAGAGCAACTGCAAAACCTGGACGCCGCGTTGAAGAAGAAggaaagagcagagaggag GAAAGAGCGATTGATCTACGTTGGAATTAGCGTTGAAAACATCATCGCCCCCTCG gtggaggaggagccaaAGCCCGAGAtcatcaaagagaagaaagaagtgaAGAAAAGCAAGAGCTGGGGTCGAAGGTCAACGAGGAACAAGAAATCCATCAGCTACAG GTTTGATGAATTTGATGAGGCGATCGAGGAGGCCATCGAGGAAGACGTGAAAGAAGCAGAAGGCGGAG GAGCAGGACGGGGCAAAGACATGTCCAACATCACCGGCCATCGAGGAAAAGACATGTCCGCCATCCTGCAGGCCGACGACGGAAAAGAGAACGGCCAGGTACCGCGACCCACCGCCGGGCAGCGCAGGAAGAAACGCCGGCGCCTGAACGACCTGGACAGTGACAGCACcgtggacgaggaggagagcgaggaagagTTTTGTCTAAGCGAAAG CTCAGAGGAGTTTGTCGCCTCCGACAATGAATCGGAGGCCGAAACGGGCGTAGAGTCCAACCACAGCGAAGGCAGCGACACGCCTCACGTGACATCGCGAATCAGAAACGTGCCGCAGCGCCGACACAGctccaggaagaggcagaggccGAGTTGGTACTCGGACGAAGaagaggagagtggagaggaagaggaagatgaaataG TGACCGAAGGCTCCAGCGAGTTTAGTGACGGAGATCTGGACATGAGTCGACGGCGTTCCCGGCGGAGTCGGAAGGCTCAGGTGAACTACAGAGAGACCTCCGAGTCTGAAGGTTCTCAGGCCGACACCAATCGGTCCAAGCTGAAACCCAGGAGACGGCAGGAGAGCTCTGACAGCGAAG tcaGTTTCTCCGGCGACTCTGAGGATGAGTccagggggaagaggagagcggGCTCTTCTGAGGAGGACTCCAGAGAACGACGCAGGAGGCTTGCGCTGAAACGGCGACGGGCCTCCGAAGAGGACAACTCTGACGACTCGTCCGACGACTcctcggaggaggaggatcggCCCATCCGCAAAAGAGTGAATCGCATCGACTCGGACgacgacgaggaggaggacacttGGGTGGCAAAGGAAGCCGCTGAGAAAGCGGATGAAGAATCAAACCTTGCAGGCAGTAAACTGGAGCCGCCGTCCAGTAACGGACAGGGTCGAATAAAGAGCCCTGAGGGGCACCCCCCCGCCAGAGACCAGCTCACGAATACGGAGCCGCCCAAAAACGCCGGCGTCACGCCAGCCGCCCCCTTAGCACCAAACGGCGTGTCCGGCCAAGACgtggcaggacaggaggacgacGAAGACGACCTGTTAGGAGTCACAGACCTCGTGGACTACGTCTGCAATAACGAAGACttgtaa